TCCCCGTCCACCCCCAGTTCCCCGACCCACACGCCTGCCCGCCCAGCTCTGGCTGCTGCGCTCCCCATTCTGTTCTCAGATCCCGGCCCTCCGGAGGGCCCAGTCCGCACAAGGTGGGGCCCGGTCTGAAGGAGGACGCCCAGCAGGGTAGCCGGGGACACTGCCCATGTCCAGGGCCGTTTCCACGGTGGGGAGCGTCCCAGGGCTGATGCAGGCCCGGCCAGCGAAGAAGGAGGCCCAGATAGGGTGTGTGAacactgtttctatttttttttttttttcactgtttctaTTTTAATGTCCACAACTGTGATCAATAAGTAGCTGGGACCCTCTGTGTCCCTTGTGGCCCAGAGAGAGGCCACACCACGGCGCGGAGGTCCATCCATGGGCATGCTGGACAGGCTCTGGGCCgcgcccccggggctggggcaggtgggggccaggCAGCGGACACGGGCTTAGAGGACCCCGCCGTGTGAGGGCGGATGAGCCAGCAAAGCTGTGTGAGCTCAGACCTTGGCACCAGGGGGGCTCGGGAGGCCAGGGAGTGCATCGGGGGGCCAGGAGCTATGGGCACCCCAGCTGCTGCCAGGAATGATAGGGTCCTCAGGGGCCTGAAGGGACAGCCCTGGGGGCGGGACGCTGGAGTCAGCCTCGCACTTGGTGGTGTGGCCAGGGAAAGGCTCAGCGGCTGTGGGACCCAGCaagctggggggctcaggggtccCTGGGGCCCGCGCAGGGCCCAGCTCCagcggcccccagccccccccaggCCCCTTGGTGGGCACCCGCTTCACAGAGAGGTCGAGGGGTGCGTCCAGGGGCCGCACAGCCCGCTCCAGTGCCTGGTGGATGGTGAGCAGCTCCTGGCGGATCTTGCCCAGCTGCTCCCGCAGAGGCCGAGGGGCCAGGCCCCCGACGGGCATCAGCTGCCCCAGGCGCCGCTCCACCCTGGCATAGTCGCCCAGGGCCTGGGTCAGGTCCTCACCCACCTGCCCGGGGCCGCCCAGCATCAggcccaggggctgctggggcaggggtgccGCGGGGCCCGGGGTCTCAGGGTGGCCTTGCTCCTTGTCCTCGGGCCACAGCATcacggccgggccgggccgcaggCTGGGGGGCAGAAGCTGGTCAAAAGGCTGcactgtcccccccaccccccaggcccccgcTTTCCCCTCTGCAGCCCGAAGAAGGGGGGCCTGGCCGCCCTGGCCAGCTCGCCTCCCAGCACCCCCCACGCCCCTGGCCGGGACCCCGACACCCACCTGCTCTGGGAGCTGAGCTTCAGTGTGCCGCAGGGGGCCTTCAGGGGCTCCGACCGGCTGCCAGGGGGCAGCTTCCTGTCcagctccccctcctgccccggggCTCTGGGGGCGCCGCGGGGCCAGGGCCTGCCCAGCCCGGGAACAGGCGTCTTCAGGAGCCCGGGGGCCAGCGTCCTGGGGGGCGCCTTCGGGGGGGCCAGGGGCTTGGCCAGGGCGGCCTTGCCCGTGGGGAGCCCCAGGGCGTGCTCC
The genomic region above belongs to Vulpes lagopus strain Blue_001 chromosome 3, ASM1834538v1, whole genome shotgun sequence and contains:
- the PRR35 gene encoding proline-rich protein 35: MSRETGSCRLGPGARARARKPKKPHYIPRPWGKPYNYKCFQCPFTCLEKSHLYNHMKYSLCKDSLSLLLDSPDWACRRAPPAPRARAPSPNRPPGPSDAAGSQTWAPTADPASAVLAPRRLAGGPKLGAEGSPGAPSPVAREAQKDGGHGGLWAKPWKPGPPDSGVPCYPPPAPAELPEAQGLHLSLLGVNCPLGPGLFSYLGPSLAAAAHVPLLASASPLLPPASAFPSPQSPDRPALLPRLYYPLLLEHALGLPTGKAALAKPLAPPKAPPRTLAPGLLKTPVPGLGRPWPRGAPRAPGQEGELDRKLPPGSRSEPLKAPCGTLKLSSQSSLRPGPAVMLWPEDKEQGHPETPGPAAPLPQQPLGLMLGGPGQVGEDLTQALGDYARVERRLGQLMPVGGLAPRPLREQLGKIRQELLTIHQALERAVRPLDAPLDLSVKRVPTKGPGGGWGPLELGPARAPGTPEPPSLLGPTAAEPFPGHTTKCEADSSVPPPGLSLQAPEDPIIPGSSWGAHSSWPPDALPGLPSPPGAKV